A window from Ignavibacteriota bacterium encodes these proteins:
- a CDS encoding YdcF family protein — protein sequence MKLSLREKFIAIVDNDRLKKSDAIILLEGDGVNRCKKAADLLLDNWADKLIFSGGINNLDYGSFPFSYILTELKKNGIGSKDVIHEEKSMNTLEQAINIVEMAAKLNWKRIIIVASHYHQYRAFLTFLKQVILSKINLELINAPSSDLLWFEESRWGRRFDLLDSEFDRIKKYSSMGHLATFQEAIEHQKWKESQV from the coding sequence ATGAAATTAAGTTTAAGAGAAAAGTTTATTGCAATTGTAGATAATGATAGACTTAAAAAATCAGATGCGATAATTTTATTAGAAGGTGATGGGGTAAATAGATGTAAAAAAGCTGCGGATTTATTACTTGATAATTGGGCAGATAAATTAATATTTTCCGGAGGCATTAATAATTTAGATTATGGCAGCTTTCCATTTTCTTATATTTTAACAGAACTAAAAAAAAACGGAATAGGCAGTAAAGATGTTATTCATGAAGAAAAATCAATGAATACATTAGAGCAGGCTATTAATATTGTCGAAATGGCCGCAAAATTAAATTGGAAAAGGATTATTATAGTTGCTTCACATTATCATCAATATCGGGCATTTTTAACATTTTTAAAGCAAGTAATTCTAAGCAAAATTAATTTGGAATTAATTAATGCGCCTTCAAGTGACCTTTTATGGTTTGAAGAATCAAGATGGGGTAGAAGGTTCGATTTATTGGATTCTGAGTTTGATCGTATTAAAAAATATTCATCGATGGGACATCTAGCAACATTTCAAGAGGCAATAGAACATCAAAAATGGAAAGAAAGTCAAGTTTAA